In Sorghum bicolor cultivar BTx623 chromosome 10, Sorghum_bicolor_NCBIv3, whole genome shotgun sequence, one genomic interval encodes:
- the LOC110431285 gene encoding probable tRNA-splicing endonuclease subunit Sen2 — translation MDLPGPRWKKGKDGKDFAALAAEKPMSSIVAELQASLRDSEAVATLAAHTRDAILMVGRRQAKLLNCASFGRAVSSAGTGAAERHWFQLGPEEVFFLCHALKCVTVESEKKARIGAPELWDLLASASERFPEIYKAYQHLRLKNWVVKSGLQYGAEFVAYRHHPALVHSEFAVTVVPEGKAFGTRCSRMKVWSELLCALRASGSVAKTVLVLTISTESSELGSLDCLEQMIVHERMITRWIPQQCREQQDKPSREETSRDGQRQKFCREVTSNEEQEHASGGVVFSYWGVVLSFTILCSLLVYKLKS, via the coding sequence ATGGATTTGCCAGGTCCCCGATGGAAGAAGGGCAAGGACGGCAAGGACTTCGCAGCACTCGCAGCAGAAAAGCCCATGTCCAGCATAGTCGCCGAGCTCCAGGCTTCACTGAGGGACTCAGAAGCCGTGGCGACTCTAGCTGCGCACACCAGGGACGCGATTCTCATGGTCGGGCGACGCCAAGCAAAGCTTCTGAACTGCGCCTCCTTTGGCCGCGCCGTGTCTAGTGCAGGCACAGGCGCGGCGGAGAGGCACTGGTTCCAGCTGGGCCCTGAGGAGGTGTTCTTCCTTTGCCATGCCCTCAAGTGCGTCACGGTTGAGTCGGAGAAGAAGGCGCGGATAGGTGCGCCGGAGCTGTGGGATCTCTTGGCGTCCGCCTCGGAGCGATTCCCGGAGATTTACAAGGCGTATCAGCACCTTAGGCTGAAGAACTGGGTTGTAAAGTCAGGATTGCAGTACGGGGCGGAGTTTGTAGCTTACCGTCATCATCCTGCACTTGTGCACTCGGAGTTTGCGGTGACTGTGGTTCCAGAAGGGAAAGCATTCGGCACTAGGTGTAGCCGCATGAAGGTCTGGTCTGAACTACTCTGTGCGCTTCGGGCCTCTGGAAGTGTGGCCAAGACGGTACTTGTTCTGACCATCAGCACCGAGAGCTCCGAGCTGGGATCCTTGGATTGTTTGGAACAGATGATTGTTCATGAGAGGATGATCACGAGATGGATACCACAGCAGTGCCGTGAACAACAAGACAAACCAAGCAGAGAAGAAACCAGCAGGGATGGGCAAAGACAAAAATTTTGCAGAGAAGTAACAAGCAACGAAGAACAAGAGCATGCAAGTGGGGGTGTAGTGTTTAGCTATTGGGGTGTAGTGCTAAGCTTTACAATTCTTTGTAGCTTGCTTGTCTACAAGCTGAAATCTTGA
- the LOC110431028 gene encoding DNA-binding protein MNB1B — protein sequence MKGAKSKGAAKADAKLAVKSKGAEKPAKGRKGKAGKDPNKPKRAPSAFFVFMEEFRKEFKEKNPKNKSVAAVGKAAGDRWKSLSESDKAPYVAKANKLKLEYNKAIAAYNKGESTAAAKKAPAKEEEEEDEEESDKSKSEVNDEDDDEGSDEDEDDDE from the exons ATGAAGGGGGCCAAATCCAAGGGCGCCGCCAAGGCCGATGCCAA GCTGGCGGTGAAGAGCAAGGGTGCGGAGAAGCCCGCCAAGGGCAGGAAGGGGAAGGCCGGCAAGGACCCCAACAAGCCCAAGAGGGCTCCCAGCGCTTTCTTCGTCTTCAT GGAGGAATTCCGCAAGGAGTTCAAGGAGAAGAACCCTAAGAACAAGTCTGTCGCTGCG GTGGGAAAAGCTGCCGGTGACAGGTGGAAATCCCTCAGCGAATCG GACAAGGCTCCCTATGTAGCCAAGGCTAATAAGCTCAAGCTAGAGTATAACAAGGCCATTGCTGCCTACAACAAGGGCGAG AGCACCGCTGCTGCTAAGAAGGCTCCTgccaaggaggaggaggaggaagacgaaGAGGAGTCTGACAAGTCCAAGTCGGAGGTCAATGATGAGGATGACGACGAGGGTAGCGATGAG GACGAAGACGATGACGAGTGA